The Streptomyces sp. Alt3 genome has a segment encoding these proteins:
- a CDS encoding ATP-binding protein translates to MRDPLSALSDAFTAFLFGNVETTRLPVRTSTGQAQAVYLPTAAPGLGDSGVIIGREVYSGKGYIYDPFQLYGQQLPAPHWLVLGESGNGKSALEKTYVLRQLRFRDRQVVVLDAQGEDGVGEWNLIAEELGITPIRLDPTAALNDGIRLNPLDPSITTTGQLALLRTIIEVAMGHGLDERSGFALKVAHAYVNDTITERQPVLMDIVEQLRHPKPESAEAMNVDIDDVRAWGLDVALVLDRLVDGDLRGMFDGPTTIGIDLDAPLIVFDLSHIDRNSIAMPILMAIVGVWLEHTWIRPDRKKRIFLVEEAWHIINSPFVAQLFQRLLKFGRRLGLSFVAVVHHLSDVVDGAAAKEAAAILKMASTRTIYAQKADEARATGKVIGLPRWAVEIIPTLTPGIAVWDVNGNVQVVKHLITEAERPLVFTDRAMTEGSAVDLLPEDVRAAELEAEQRAARIEHQQRLNESSESTVA, encoded by the coding sequence ATGCGAGATCCGCTGTCCGCGTTGTCGGATGCCTTCACCGCCTTCCTCTTCGGGAACGTGGAGACGACCCGGCTGCCGGTGCGTACGTCGACGGGTCAGGCCCAGGCCGTCTACCTGCCGACCGCCGCGCCCGGTCTCGGCGACTCCGGCGTGATCATCGGGCGTGAGGTGTATTCGGGCAAGGGCTACATCTACGACCCGTTCCAGCTCTACGGGCAGCAGCTCCCCGCCCCGCACTGGCTGGTGCTCGGCGAGTCCGGCAACGGCAAGTCGGCGCTGGAGAAGACCTATGTGCTGCGCCAGCTCCGCTTCCGCGACCGCCAGGTGGTCGTCCTGGACGCCCAGGGTGAGGACGGCGTCGGCGAGTGGAACCTCATCGCCGAGGAACTGGGCATCACGCCCATCCGGCTCGACCCGACGGCCGCGCTGAACGACGGGATCCGGCTCAACCCCCTCGACCCGTCGATCACCACGACCGGCCAGCTGGCCCTGCTCCGCACGATCATCGAGGTGGCCATGGGCCATGGCCTCGACGAGCGCTCGGGCTTCGCACTCAAGGTCGCCCACGCGTACGTCAACGACACCATCACCGAGCGCCAGCCGGTACTGATGGACATCGTGGAACAACTGCGCCACCCGAAGCCCGAGTCCGCCGAGGCGATGAACGTCGACATAGACGACGTACGGGCCTGGGGCCTGGACGTCGCCCTCGTCCTGGACCGCCTCGTCGACGGTGACCTGCGCGGCATGTTCGACGGCCCGACCACGATCGGCATCGACCTCGACGCGCCGCTGATCGTCTTCGACCTCTCGCACATCGACCGGAACTCCATCGCGATGCCGATCCTCATGGCCATCGTCGGCGTATGGCTGGAGCACACCTGGATCAGGCCCGACCGGAAGAAGCGCATCTTCCTCGTCGAGGAGGCCTGGCACATCATCAACTCCCCCTTCGTCGCCCAGCTCTTCCAGCGCCTGCTGAAGTTCGGACGCCGTCTCGGCCTGTCCTTCGTCGCGGTCGTCCACCACCTCAGCGACGTCGTCGACGGCGCGGCGGCGAAGGAGGCGGCGGCCATCCTGAAGATGGCCTCCACCCGCACGATCTACGCCCAGAAGGCGGACGAGGCGAGAGCGACGGGCAAGGTCATCGGCCTGCCCAGGTGGGCTGTCGAGATCATCCCGACGCTGACGCCGGGCATCGCCGTGTGGGACGTCAACGGCAACGTGCAGGTCGTCAAGCACCTGATCACCGAGGCCGAACGCCCCCTGGTCTTCACCGACCGTGCGATGACCGAGGGTTCCGCCGTGGACCTGCTCCCCGAGGACGTACGGGCCGCGGAGCTGGAGGCGGAGCAGCGAGCGGCGCGGATCGAGCACCAGCAACGGCTGAACGAGTCGTCCGAGTCAACGGTGGCATGA
- a CDS encoding type IV secretory system conjugative DNA transfer family protein, giving the protein MARQAPSGPGRGGEGQGGIPDGLLIGLLAFLFGLTVLAWTATGLAGLFAHGGWPDGVSFAGTPLALRALAVEPTDLPGAWPDTPPGELSGYGLFWGLFIGEVMVLLVLTVFAVGVVTRWRLVRAQRKAARTTDAPAPAPQEAAQAPAREARPAEPAPAQVPAPTPAATPAVAAVEAAPAPATVTPYAHGAAQADPVEALAAYTRETGAPVPTPRTPHVLYGASATRRPAVVHAIRDADGPALVVTSDPTVWAETKDARSKLGPVLVYDPGHLCDTPARLHWPPTAGCEDPATAASRAAALLTPVRPLARVDAAVADTAETLLRCWLHAAAVDGRPFRQVHRWASGAGGHEPVRLLRTHPKAASGLAGLLESALTAYPERKDVAQELIVRAFAALSSVHVREACTPNRADALVLDSFAREGGTLYVVGEPIEDPRHHPGAMPLLTALASHVVEHGRRMAARSTDGRLDPPMTLVLDDVAAVAPLPQLPELLSAGEGLGMTTLVLLRSEEQARARWREPLPAAGPR; this is encoded by the coding sequence ATGGCACGCCAGGCACCATCCGGTCCGGGACGCGGCGGAGAGGGCCAGGGAGGGATCCCGGACGGCCTGTTGATCGGCCTCCTCGCCTTCCTCTTCGGGCTGACGGTCCTGGCCTGGACGGCGACGGGCCTGGCGGGGCTGTTCGCCCACGGGGGCTGGCCGGACGGCGTCTCGTTCGCAGGGACACCGCTGGCCCTGCGCGCCCTGGCGGTCGAGCCGACGGATCTGCCGGGCGCCTGGCCTGACACCCCGCCCGGCGAACTCTCCGGGTACGGGCTGTTCTGGGGCCTGTTCATCGGCGAAGTGATGGTGCTGCTGGTCCTGACCGTGTTCGCGGTGGGCGTGGTGACACGCTGGAGGCTGGTCCGTGCACAGCGGAAGGCGGCCCGGACGACCGACGCCCCCGCGCCCGCACCGCAGGAGGCCGCCCAGGCACCCGCACGCGAGGCGCGGCCCGCCGAACCGGCCCCCGCTCAAGTCCCCGCTCCGACGCCCGCCGCGACCCCCGCTGTGGCCGCCGTGGAGGCGGCCCCGGCACCCGCGACCGTCACGCCGTACGCGCACGGGGCCGCGCAGGCGGACCCCGTCGAGGCCCTCGCCGCGTACACGCGGGAGACCGGCGCCCCGGTCCCCACGCCCCGCACCCCCCACGTCCTCTACGGCGCGTCCGCCACCCGCCGACCGGCCGTCGTCCACGCCATCCGTGACGCCGACGGCCCCGCTCTCGTCGTGACCTCGGACCCCACCGTCTGGGCCGAGACCAAGGACGCCCGCAGCAAGCTCGGCCCGGTCCTCGTCTATGACCCGGGCCACCTCTGCGACACCCCGGCCCGCCTCCACTGGCCGCCCACCGCCGGCTGCGAGGACCCCGCCACCGCCGCGTCCCGGGCAGCCGCGCTCCTCACCCCGGTGCGCCCCCTGGCCCGCGTCGACGCGGCCGTCGCCGACACCGCCGAGACCCTGCTCCGTTGCTGGCTGCACGCCGCAGCCGTGGACGGCCGCCCCTTCCGCCAGGTCCACCGCTGGGCCTCCGGCGCCGGAGGCCACGAACCGGTACGCCTGCTCCGTACGCACCCGAAGGCGGCCTCGGGGCTCGCCGGGCTCCTGGAGTCGGCACTCACCGCGTACCCCGAACGCAAGGACGTGGCACAGGAACTGATCGTGCGTGCCTTCGCGGCCCTCTCGTCGGTCCACGTCCGTGAGGCGTGCACACCCAACCGAGCCGATGCGCTCGTACTGGATTCTTTTGCGCGTGAAGGGGGAACGCTCTATGTGGTCGGTGAACCCATCGAGGATCCCCGCCACCACCCCGGTGCGATGCCCCTGCTCACCGCACTCGCCTCGCACGTGGTCGAGCACGGCCGCCGCATGGCCGCACGGTCAACCGACGGTCGGCTCGACCCACCAATGACGCTCGTCCTCGACGATGTCGCGGCCGTGGCCCCGCTCCCCCAGCTCCCGGAGCTCCTGTCGGCCGGTGAGGGCCTGGGAATGACCACCCTGGTCCTGCTCCGCTCCGAGGAACAGGCCCGGGCCCGCTGGCGGGAACCGTTGCCGGCAGCCGGACCGCGCTGA
- a CDS encoding GNAT family N-acetyltransferase, which yields MDYVVRAVRAEEWERAREIRLAALRDPAAPIAFLETYEQALTKPDVFWQERTARSSAGEHGRQFVAEASDGLWAGTVSVLVERPAGEPGFGEAAEVDQAHLVGVFVRPGHRGRGVVDALFREAIDWSWSLTGPPLQRVRLYVHEANARAAASYRRIGFVPTGRTLPMEGDPTSLELEHEIRRR from the coding sequence ATGGACTACGTCGTGCGTGCGGTTCGGGCCGAGGAGTGGGAGCGGGCCAGGGAGATCAGGTTGGCGGCGCTGCGGGACCCGGCTGCCCCGATCGCCTTCCTGGAGACGTACGAGCAGGCGCTGACCAAGCCCGACGTGTTCTGGCAGGAGCGGACGGCGAGGTCCTCCGCGGGGGAGCACGGCCGTCAGTTCGTCGCGGAGGCTTCCGACGGCCTGTGGGCGGGGACGGTGTCGGTCCTCGTCGAGCGGCCCGCGGGCGAGCCGGGCTTCGGGGAGGCGGCAGAGGTCGACCAGGCCCACCTGGTGGGGGTGTTCGTCCGGCCGGGGCACCGGGGGCGCGGGGTGGTGGACGCGCTGTTCCGTGAGGCGATCGACTGGTCCTGGTCGCTGACGGGACCGCCGCTGCAGCGGGTACGGCTCTATGTCCACGAGGCCAACGCGAGGGCTGCGGCCTCCTACCGCCGGATCGGCTTCGTCCCGACCGGGCGGACGCTGCCGATGGAGGGCGACCCGACCTCGCTCGAACTGGAACACGAGATCCGCCGCCGGTGA